A genomic region of Leptolyngbya sp. NIES-2104 contains the following coding sequences:
- a CDS encoding AAA family ATPase: MKLLSIKLFNFRQFWGEVEIEFANFLGRSITVVHGNNGAGKTTLLNAFTWVLYGQHTGAFASPEQHINKRAIAETALNSRVDCWVEVVFEHNNNRYRARRSCYVEKTNSTDLQEQGGELALQINNKLVKPPELPEDKIGQVLPDSLHRYFFFDGERIDRMAKSENKSEIAKAIKTLLSVEVLDRAIHHLKEARRSLDKELAEIGDPETKRLVQAKNDLLAERTELEIKREALVIEMEDQKYLQTQTSAALRASDQIGQIQARRDDLKQQVEEIQAQLDRSEDKLRRTISARGYAVFLTDAIAQFRTLSDELRQRGELPAGIKQQFVEDLLEEESCICGTPLKAGTKPRKQVESWLDRSGIQDVEEAVIRMGGEVSSIERQIPEFWAEVEQEQASIENLRRHLSTLETQLDDIREQLKGSEDVNVQGMEQRLEQIENKIIELHREDENAARDINEIDAEVANLNKQIKDLKAKSKQQAQIKRQITAAEDAIVRIEEVRRRVDQKFREKLEEKVRKIFRQVSFKTQVPKLTENYELVLIETLMDGESVVAPSTGENQILSLSFIGSVIDRVRYWSKKYSLLGLADSSFPIVMDSPFGTLDENYRRQIARLIPTLADQLVVLATKTQWRGEVETEMAPYIGKEYVLVFNSAKPESQSELIELNGRTFPLVRQSPNEFEYTEVLEVDREADG, encoded by the coding sequence ATTAACAAACGAGCGATCGCAGAAACTGCATTAAACAGTCGGGTCGATTGTTGGGTTGAAGTGGTGTTTGAACATAACAACAATCGCTATCGTGCTCGTCGATCGTGTTACGTCGAAAAAACAAATTCAACCGATCTGCAAGAACAAGGGGGCGAACTGGCGCTGCAAATTAATAACAAGTTGGTCAAACCGCCCGAACTACCAGAAGATAAAATTGGACAGGTTTTGCCAGATAGCCTGCATCGTTACTTCTTCTTTGATGGGGAACGCATCGATCGAATGGCAAAGTCTGAAAACAAATCAGAAATCGCCAAAGCGATCAAAACGCTTCTGAGTGTGGAAGTTTTGGATCGTGCGATTCATCATTTGAAAGAGGCGCGTCGATCGCTAGATAAAGAACTCGCAGAAATTGGTGATCCTGAGACAAAACGCTTGGTTCAAGCTAAAAATGATCTCCTTGCTGAGAGGACAGAACTCGAAATCAAGCGAGAGGCGCTTGTCATCGAGATGGAAGATCAGAAATATTTGCAAACTCAGACCAGTGCAGCATTACGAGCTTCCGATCAGATTGGACAGATTCAGGCACGACGAGACGATCTCAAGCAGCAGGTTGAGGAGATTCAGGCACAGTTAGACCGGAGTGAAGATAAGCTCCGACGCACCATTTCAGCGCGAGGCTACGCCGTGTTTTTGACGGATGCGATCGCTCAATTTCGCACGCTCTCAGACGAATTACGACAACGAGGAGAGCTTCCAGCCGGAATCAAGCAGCAGTTTGTGGAAGATTTGCTCGAAGAGGAATCGTGTATCTGTGGCACTCCGTTGAAAGCTGGGACAAAACCGAGAAAGCAAGTGGAATCGTGGCTCGATCGCTCTGGGATTCAGGATGTCGAAGAGGCGGTGATTCGCATGGGTGGCGAAGTGAGCAGCATCGAACGGCAAATTCCTGAGTTTTGGGCAGAGGTGGAGCAAGAGCAAGCCAGCATTGAGAATTTGCGCCGTCATCTCTCGACTTTAGAAACGCAGCTTGACGACATTCGAGAACAGTTGAAAGGTAGCGAAGACGTGAATGTGCAGGGTATGGAGCAGCGATTGGAGCAGATTGAAAATAAGATTATTGAACTGCATCGAGAAGATGAGAATGCGGCGCGGGATATTAACGAAATTGATGCAGAAGTCGCGAACCTGAATAAGCAAATCAAAGATCTCAAGGCGAAGAGTAAACAGCAGGCGCAGATCAAGCGGCAAATTACGGCGGCTGAAGATGCGATCGTCAGAATTGAAGAAGTGCGGCGACGAGTGGATCAAAAGTTTCGGGAGAAGCTGGAAGAGAAGGTAAGGAAGATTTTTCGACAGGTTTCGTTTAAGACTCAAGTGCCAAAACTCACCGAAAATTATGAATTGGTTCTAATCGAAACGCTGATGGATGGCGAGAGTGTCGTCGCTCCCTCGACTGGGGAGAACCAAATTTTGAGCCTTTCTTTTATTGGCAGTGTGATCGATCGCGTCCGCTATTGGAGCAAGAAATATTCTCTGCTTGGGTTGGCAGATAGTAGTTTCCCGATCGTGATGGATTCTCCGTTTGGCACGTTGGATGAGAACTATCGTCGTCAGATTGCGAGGCTGATTCCGACTCTGGCAGATCAGTTAGTGGTGTTAGCAACGAAGACGCAATGGCGCGGTGAGGTCGAAACGGAAATGGCTCCTTACATTGGCAAGGAATATGTTTTGGTGTTTAATTCTGCGAAACCAGAAAGTCAATCGGAATTGATCGAGCTAAATGGCAGAACGTTTCCACTGGTGCGGCAGAGTCCAAATGAGTTTGAGTATACGGAGGTGTTGGAAGTCGATCGAGAGGCTGATGGATGA
- a CDS encoding Rpn family recombination-promoting nuclease/putative transposase, with the protein MKTDSLFYRIFQLAPSIFFELIGESGDTAREYTFRSVEIKQTAFRIDGVLLPTKCDRPAYFCEIQMQRDQRLHHRFFAELFLYLDQNPDTYDWQGVLIYPTRSTEPDQSRLYQVLVDSPKVRRIYLDELGSVAELPLSVGVVKLVVEPEETAVTQARQLIERTQEESIDEASSQAIIDLVETIVVYKFASLSREEIQSMLGLDDLKRSRVYQEALQEGRQEGRQEGRQEGRQEERRGAIESLLETRFGDLDEELSIVVEALLEVPVTEAMPLLIRLSREELVDRFGRKG; encoded by the coding sequence ATGAAGACGGATAGCCTGTTTTATCGGATCTTCCAACTTGCGCCCAGCATTTTCTTTGAACTGATTGGAGAATCTGGAGACACCGCCAGAGAGTATACGTTTCGTTCTGTTGAAATTAAGCAAACTGCGTTTCGGATCGATGGCGTTTTGTTGCCGACCAAGTGCGATCGTCCAGCTTATTTTTGTGAAATTCAGATGCAGAGAGATCAGCGGCTGCACCATCGATTTTTTGCTGAACTTTTTCTCTATTTGGATCAGAATCCAGATACTTACGATTGGCAGGGAGTTTTGATTTATCCTACGCGGAGTACAGAACCGGATCAATCGAGGCTATATCAGGTTCTAGTGGATAGCCCAAAAGTGAGACGGATTTATTTGGATGAATTGGGGTCAGTGGCAGAGTTGCCCTTGAGCGTTGGGGTTGTCAAGCTGGTGGTTGAGCCAGAAGAAACGGCTGTTACGCAGGCGAGGCAATTAATTGAACGAACGCAGGAAGAATCGATCGACGAAGCTTCAAGCCAAGCGATAATTGATTTAGTTGAAACGATCGTTGTTTACAAATTCGCATCGTTAAGCCGGGAGGAAATTCAATCTATGTTGGGATTAGATGATCTGAAGCGAAGTCGAGTGTATCAGGAAGCTCTGCAAGAAGGGCGACAAGAAGGGCGACAAGAAGGGCGGCAGGAAGGGCGGCAGGAAGAGCGGCGCGGGGCGATCGAGAGTTTGCTCGAAACTCGGTTTGGCGATTTGGATGAGGAGTTGTCGATCGTGGTTGAGGCGTTGCTAGAGGTTCCGGTGACTGAGGCGATGCCTTTATTGATTCGGTTGTCGCGGGAGGAGTTAGTCGATCGATTTG